One genomic segment of Litorilinea aerophila includes these proteins:
- the tsaB gene encoding tRNA (adenosine(37)-N6)-threonylcarbamoyltransferase complex dimerization subunit type 1 TsaB — MLLALDTATATASLALYDLDTDQLLAEYSWLARRRHTQDLLSAAQQLLRQLDRSPQDLTGLAVTTGPGSFTGVRIAISVVKGIAMGLPKVPRLVAVPTLSVTAAPWLALTGTMESPAWVCAYIQAGRGRYNWSFFGPDDLLRCPSVDEHEAGPAPQFADRLAGLAPRTIWLVGEPAPDLQEATAHLSHVCLVDAVSSLRRAGQLARLAVAHLRAGHESELATLQPLYLRNP; from the coding sequence TTGTTACTTGCACTGGACACCGCCACGGCCACTGCGTCGCTGGCACTTTATGACCTGGACACGGATCAATTGCTGGCCGAATATAGCTGGCTGGCACGCCGCCGCCACACCCAGGATCTCCTGAGCGCGGCCCAACAGCTGCTTCGACAACTGGACCGGTCGCCCCAGGACCTCACCGGGCTGGCGGTGACCACCGGGCCGGGCAGTTTCACGGGCGTGCGCATCGCCATCAGCGTGGTCAAGGGCATCGCCATGGGGCTACCGAAGGTTCCCAGGCTGGTGGCCGTGCCCACCCTGAGCGTAACCGCCGCGCCCTGGCTGGCCCTGACGGGCACCATGGAGAGTCCTGCCTGGGTCTGCGCCTACATTCAGGCTGGCCGTGGCCGCTACAACTGGTCCTTCTTCGGGCCAGACGATCTATTGCGCTGCCCATCGGTGGATGAACACGAGGCCGGCCCTGCACCCCAGTTCGCCGATCGGCTGGCCGGGCTGGCGCCGCGGACGATCTGGCTGGTGGGCGAGCCAGCCCCCGATTTACAGGAGGCGACGGCGCACCTCTCCCATGTCTGCCTGGTGGACGCGGTAAGCAGCCTGCGCCGGGCTGGACAACTGGCCCGGCTGGCCGTGGCCCATCTGCGGGCAGGTCACGAAAGTGAGCTGGCCACGCTGCAGCCCCTCTACCTGCGCAACCCGTGA
- the rimI gene encoding ribosomal protein S18-alanine N-acetyltransferase, whose product MMHQEEPNVLLPLQRFPHELSPIFTPLTPADLDDVMALEVQSFPTPWSRSTYQRELQGNRIGSYWAVRPGPGVQEAPPILAYGGLWCLGEEGHIATIATHPQWRRRKLGTWLLLNMLTVARVSGARLATLEVRVSNRGAIALYNSLGFVQVGRRRRYYHDNGEDALLMTLFDLDHPDVWRRLEALREEIARKPDERAESGEPIRRP is encoded by the coding sequence ATGATGCACCAAGAAGAACCGAACGTTTTACTGCCGCTCCAGCGGTTTCCCCATGAACTATCGCCCATCTTCACACCTCTGACACCCGCCGATCTGGACGATGTCATGGCGCTGGAGGTACAAAGCTTTCCCACGCCCTGGTCTCGCAGCACCTATCAGCGGGAACTTCAGGGGAACCGCATCGGTTCCTACTGGGCGGTACGCCCGGGGCCGGGGGTGCAAGAAGCGCCGCCCATCCTGGCCTATGGCGGGCTGTGGTGCCTGGGGGAAGAAGGCCACATCGCCACCATCGCCACCCACCCCCAGTGGCGCCGACGCAAGCTAGGCACCTGGCTCCTGCTGAACATGCTGACCGTGGCCCGGGTCTCGGGCGCGCGGCTGGCCACCCTGGAGGTCCGGGTGAGCAACCGGGGTGCTATCGCGCTGTACAACAGCCTGGGGTTCGTGCAGGTGGGGCGGCGGCGGCGCTACTACCACGACAACGGCGAGGATGCCCTGCTCATGACCCTCTTCGACCTGGACCATCCGGACGTCTGGCGACGGCTGGAAGCCCTCCGGGAGGAGATTGCCCGCAAACCCGACGAACGGGCCGAATCCGGCGAGCCCATCCGGCGTCCCTGA
- a CDS encoding YfcE family phosphodiesterase, giving the protein MAKIAVFSDSHDHIWNLDRALALARDAGAEQLLHCGDFCAPFMVDRLAQGFSGPIHAVFGNNDGDGRLLQTMAARHGHVTLHGIYAELTVGNRRIALIHYPEPALRIAQSGQFDLVCYGHNHQRKVETIGECLLVNPGELLGMHGVVSWGLYDGDAHTFTLQHLNP; this is encoded by the coding sequence ATGGCCAAAATTGCGGTCTTTTCTGACAGCCACGACCACATCTGGAATCTAGACCGGGCCCTGGCGCTGGCCCGGGACGCCGGCGCCGAACAGCTCCTCCACTGCGGCGATTTCTGCGCGCCCTTCATGGTGGACCGGCTGGCCCAGGGCTTTTCCGGGCCCATCCACGCGGTCTTCGGGAACAACGACGGCGATGGCCGCCTGTTGCAGACCATGGCTGCCAGACACGGCCACGTCACCCTCCATGGCATCTACGCGGAGTTGACCGTTGGCAACCGGCGGATCGCGCTGATCCACTACCCGGAACCGGCCCTACGCATCGCCCAGTCCGGCCAGTTCGACCTGGTCTGCTATGGCCACAACCACCAGCGCAAGGTGGAGACCATCGGGGAGTGTCTGCTGGTGAACCCCGGTGAGCTGTTGGGGATGCACGGCGTGGTCAGTTGGGGACTCTACGACGGCGACGCCCACACCTTCACGCTGCAGCACCTCAACCCATAA
- a CDS encoding FxLYD domain-containing protein — MFLLAGLAAGCGQVITLTPTPTPMPTPTISLDVVGGTAAPTPTPAPYTPEPTPTPTVTPTPVIHTIQAGESLLAISSRYGVSVAALQEANGILDPRFLQIGQQLIIPRQEDVDEDTAATATPTPLPVAIENLHFSETTIGGLWVLGEVNNGTGTALEQVRVGISLLDESNNEIDQAQALVALDLVDPGERAPFAILFGTVPRPFDHYQVYPVSAVPAYVGGYYRDLEVRDLTTESERYASYTVTGVIQNVGPEEAVNVQVVLTAYDPMGRVVATRKVDPEHNVIPRGGETTFTAMLTPLGGPVVRVTAVAQGRRLQPTSP, encoded by the coding sequence TTGTTCCTGTTGGCGGGGTTGGCTGCCGGCTGCGGCCAGGTGATCACCCTGACGCCCACGCCTACGCCCATGCCGACGCCCACCATCAGCCTGGATGTGGTGGGCGGCACCGCTGCCCCCACGCCTACACCCGCGCCCTACACGCCAGAGCCTACCCCCACCCCCACCGTTACGCCTACGCCGGTGATCCATACCATCCAGGCGGGCGAAAGTTTGTTGGCCATTTCCAGCCGCTATGGGGTGAGCGTGGCCGCCCTCCAGGAGGCCAACGGCATCCTGGATCCCCGCTTCCTCCAGATCGGCCAGCAGCTGATCATCCCACGTCAGGAAGACGTGGATGAGGACACGGCCGCCACCGCCACGCCCACGCCCCTGCCGGTGGCCATCGAAAATCTTCATTTCAGCGAGACCACCATTGGAGGCCTCTGGGTGCTGGGCGAGGTAAACAACGGAACGGGCACCGCCCTGGAGCAGGTGCGGGTGGGCATCTCCCTGCTGGACGAATCCAACAACGAGATCGATCAGGCCCAGGCCCTGGTGGCCCTGGACCTGGTGGATCCGGGCGAGCGGGCGCCCTTTGCCATCCTCTTTGGCACGGTGCCACGCCCCTTTGACCACTACCAGGTCTACCCGGTCAGCGCTGTGCCGGCCTATGTGGGCGGCTACTACCGGGATCTGGAAGTGCGGGATCTGACCACCGAGAGCGAACGCTACGCTTCCTACACGGTGACCGGCGTCATTCAAAATGTGGGCCCCGAAGAGGCGGTGAATGTCCAGGTGGTGTTGACCGCGTATGACCCCATGGGGCGGGTGGTGGCGACCCGCAAGGTGGATCCCGAGCACAACGTGATCCCCCGGGGCGGGGAGACCACCTTCACAGCCATGCTCACCCCCCTGGGCGGTCCTGTGGTGCGGGTGACCGCTGTAGCCCAGGGACGCCGCCTTCAGCCGACGTCCCCCTGA
- a CDS encoding DUF4340 domain-containing protein, producing the protein MAGNVESVDKRSPLGRVLRGGGNGDVLLYGLTGLLVIQLVLAVVMLWPRSATVDAGQPLFPDLTQDNVVALTIAGEDDTQVTLRKAEDGSWVMPDRGDFPVKADKVTTLIDKLMELKTNRLVAKNAASYERLSVADNQFIRRIDLELSDGSQHTLYLGTAPRVAATHVRRGDQAEVYLAANLRSYDAGNQPRDWIDTIYFSAPREEIVAMTLTNANGELHFTKNAGAWTLEGLQEGEEFNENNLASMITTLTGLNMVEPLGKEAKAEYGLDEPTAVIQVTTQKEDEEPQTHTLTIGAKSEDGRYYVMASSDSPYYVYVSEYTVERFVERGRADFIKQPEATPEATPASTPEATPVP; encoded by the coding sequence ATGGCAGGTAATGTGGAATCGGTCGACAAACGATCCCCGCTGGGGCGTGTCCTGCGGGGCGGCGGCAACGGCGACGTGCTGTTGTACGGCCTGACTGGCCTGCTGGTGATCCAGCTGGTGCTGGCCGTGGTCATGCTCTGGCCCCGCTCCGCCACGGTGGACGCCGGCCAACCCCTCTTCCCGGACCTGACCCAGGACAATGTGGTGGCCCTGACCATCGCCGGGGAAGACGACACCCAGGTCACCCTGCGCAAGGCAGAGGACGGCTCCTGGGTGATGCCAGACCGGGGCGACTTCCCGGTCAAGGCCGACAAGGTGACCACCCTGATCGACAAGCTGATGGAGCTGAAGACCAACCGCCTGGTGGCCAAAAACGCGGCCAGCTATGAACGGCTGAGCGTGGCGGACAATCAGTTCATCCGGCGCATTGACCTGGAGCTCAGCGACGGCAGTCAGCACACCCTCTACCTGGGCACAGCGCCCCGGGTGGCCGCCACCCATGTGCGCCGGGGTGACCAGGCCGAGGTCTACCTGGCCGCCAACCTTCGCAGCTATGACGCCGGCAACCAGCCCCGGGACTGGATCGACACCATCTACTTCAGCGCGCCCCGGGAAGAGATCGTGGCCATGACCCTGACCAATGCCAATGGCGAGTTGCACTTCACCAAGAACGCCGGCGCCTGGACCCTGGAGGGGCTGCAGGAAGGGGAGGAGTTCAACGAGAACAACCTGGCCTCCATGATCACCACCCTGACCGGTCTGAACATGGTGGAGCCCCTGGGGAAGGAGGCGAAGGCCGAGTACGGTCTGGATGAGCCCACCGCGGTGATCCAGGTGACCACCCAGAAGGAGGATGAAGAGCCCCAAACCCACACCCTGACCATCGGTGCCAAGAGCGAGGATGGCCGCTACTACGTGATGGCCTCGTCGGATTCACCGTACTACGTTTACGTCTCCGAGTACACGGTGGAGCGCTTTGTGGAACGGGGGCGGGCTGACTTCATCAAACAGCCAGAGGCCACACCGGAGGCAACCCCGGCAAGCACCCCGGAGGCCACGCCGGTGCCCTGA
- a CDS encoding sortase: MRRNRRSRSWFHPFLQILLLGIGVIVAGCSTPAVPAAPAPAAPQPVRQASAPAHRPIPDRIVIPAIGVDTPVVELGWHPARSDEGAIFSEWDVAKYAAGWHKNSAVPGEGGNVVLSGHNNILGAVFRELDLLRKGDEIVLWSEEEQFVYSVSQVVIVPEKHASPEQRAKNARWIGPFDDDRLTLVSCWPRNDNTHRIIVVAHPIQPGQTAAP, from the coding sequence ATGCGTCGCAACCGTCGCTCCCGATCTTGGTTTCACCCGTTCCTGCAGATTCTGCTCTTGGGCATCGGCGTTATTGTCGCCGGCTGTAGCACGCCAGCCGTTCCCGCTGCGCCGGCTCCAGCCGCCCCGCAGCCGGTCCGCCAGGCATCGGCGCCAGCACATCGCCCCATCCCCGACCGGATCGTGATCCCGGCCATCGGGGTGGATACCCCCGTGGTGGAGCTGGGCTGGCATCCGGCCCGCTCGGACGAAGGGGCCATCTTCAGCGAGTGGGATGTGGCGAAGTATGCTGCAGGCTGGCACAAAAACAGCGCGGTGCCCGGCGAAGGGGGCAACGTGGTCCTCAGCGGCCACAACAACATCCTGGGGGCGGTCTTTCGGGAGCTGGACCTGTTGCGCAAAGGCGATGAGATCGTCCTCTGGTCCGAGGAGGAGCAATTCGTCTATAGCGTGAGCCAGGTGGTCATCGTGCCGGAGAAGCACGCCTCGCCGGAGCAGCGGGCCAAAAACGCCCGCTGGATCGGGCCTTTCGACGACGACCGGCTGACGCTGGTGAGCTGCTGGCCTCGCAACGACAACACCCACCGCATCATCGTGGTGGCTCACCCCATTCAGCCCGGACAGACGGCGGCACCGTAG